One part of the Eulemur rufifrons isolate Redbay chromosome 16, OSU_ERuf_1, whole genome shotgun sequence genome encodes these proteins:
- the GARIN6 gene encoding Golgi-associated RAB2 interactor protein 6, giving the protein MNDQFMLPYYTAQSSPAMGMFNTPMGKLQQQLYKGEYAIFKYAPMFESDFIQISKRGEVIDVHNRAGMVTVGIVRTSPCLTLPDIMLLAQPAAASDDSSARCGPATQERGSKPTQILELTRLFPLKCVKITIHNSIKQQLRLKLITGRSFYLQLCCPSDTRDLFVHWENLIYILRPPMEAYSSTQAMLAGNMLGSPVFEEEHRSPVAYAMKLCGRKDQVSITRLHLNTEVFGPTYFVRAVSTFLPSKGTWSTSARAAVPGDSMSVVIAGAERLLARPLQKQLKSQYHDLLISTLQNESYMSEQDGSQKVSTQQD; this is encoded by the exons ATGAACGACCAGTTTATGTTACCGTACTACACCGCCCAAAGCAGCCCTGCAATGGGCATGTTTAACACCCCCATGGGGAAACTGCAGCAACAACTGTACAAAGGGGAGTATGCTATATTCAAGTATGCACCTATGTTTGAGAGTGACTTTATCCAGATCAGCAAAAGAGGGGAAGTGATCGATGTGCACAATCGTGCCggaatggtgacagtgggcatcgtCCGCACCAGCCCCTGCCTCACACTACCTGATATCATGCTGCTGGCCCAACCAGCTGCTGCCAGTGATGACAGCAGTGCCAGATGTGGCCCTGCCACCCAGGAAAGAGGTAGTAAGCCTACACAGATCTTAGAGCTGACCAGGCTGTTTCCCTTGAAGTGCGTAAAGATAACCATTCATAACAGTATAAAACAACAGCTTCGCCTGAAGCTTATCACTGGCCGCTCTTTCTACCTTCAGCTGTGTTGCCCTTCAGACACAAGAGATCTTTTTGTTCACTGGGAAAACCTTATTTACATCCTGAGACCACCAATGGAGGCTTACAGCAGTACCCAGGCCATGCTAGCTGGGAACATGTTGGGCTCACCTGTGTTTGAGGAAGAGCACCGGAGCCCAGTG GCATATGCCATGAAGCTCTGTGGCAGGAAAGATCAAGTCAGCATCACGAGACTTCACCTGAACACCGAAGTGTTTGGGCCTACCTATTTTG TGAGGGCTGTGAGCACATTCTTGCCCTCAAAGGGTACTTGGAGCACATCAGCAAGAGCTGCTGTCCCAGGGGACAGCATGAGTGTGGTGATTGCAGGAGCAGAGAGACTACTAGCAAGGCCACTGCAAAAACAGCTGAAGAGTCAGTATCATGACCTCCTCATCTCAACCTTGCAGAATGAAAGCTACATGAGTGAACAAGATGGAAGCCAGAAGGTCTCCACGCAGCAGGATTGA